Proteins from a single region of Apis mellifera strain DH4 linkage group LG7, Amel_HAv3.1, whole genome shotgun sequence:
- the LOC102656070 gene encoding uncharacterized protein LOC102656070, with protein MRGANQDTATPYCRCRVLYLGSSVPHASKEGLLGVQEPLRELYPEQGALGARGLDSWLSVWSNGLLLENVDEHRKKVTRFFPIEALHYCAAVRHVKGGSGDSSNTRFLPLDSPFARTPSANHPPLFAAVLRRTTGIKVLECHAFICKRDMAANALVRCCFHAYADSSYAKGLDPSATTNGVTGHPSNNSLYHTLGGSSTTLDSPQATRLDATSTDDISLYNGDENHKVWARGRDEVEGLYQEQGTLRSTKGSRPRQLVAPPPPPPPPPPPSQPLLLEESSSSSVRRKANKKLKKLKNRSSHEDPLQQAHLHPQLHQGIYTNGHGHHTLGHPVRQQHYHPHPLPPSSRSVAGTLARPAPVLLVPAATLPRKAHHHPKGLRPIPAAAPIVPVYAPLPVVPPPPAAAIYPAGTYGTAGNRGRRQHADADSSTLGASRRLAASHADLTSAEMSRAADSPENESRFGTGIYRRKGHLNERAFSYSIRAEHRSRSHGSLASLGFSAQNGNALPKEEKKDREIAQLVAGLNLDDSPERAQPPANPRNGYSHHQQQLQPLPRPRPR; from the coding sequence ATGAGGGGTGCCAATCAAGACACCGCGACGCCGTATTGTCGTTGCAGAGTCCTGTACTTGGGCAGCTCCGTGCCCCACGCAAGCAAGGAAGGTTTGCTCGGTGTCCAGGAACCGTTGAGAGAATTGTATCCGGAACAGGGGGCCCTGGGAGCACGTGGACTCGACTCCTGGCTCAGCGTTTGGAGCAACGGCCTGTTATTGGAGAACGTGGACGAGCATCGCAAGAAGGTTACCAGGTTCTTTCCCATCGAGGCGCTTCACTATTGCGCCGCGGTCAGGCACGTTAAAGGCGGAAGCGGCGACTCCTCGAACACAAGGTTCCTGCCTCTGGACTCGCCGTTCGCCAGGACACCAAGTGCCAATCACCCGCCCCTTTTCGCCGCTGTTCTTCGACGAACAACCGGCATCAAGGTCCTCGAGTGTCACGCGTTCATATGCAAACGCGACATGGCGGCCAACGCCCTGGTCAGGTGTTGTTTTCACGCGTACGCCGACAGCAGCTACGCCAAGGGCCTGGACCCGAGCGCCACGACGAACGGGGTCACCGGCCACCCTTCCAACAACAGCCTGTATCACACGTTGGGCGGATCCAGCACCACCTTGGACAGCCCTCAGGCGACGCGTTTGGACGCCACGTCGACGGACGACATCAGCCTGTACAACGGTGACGAGAATCACAAGGTTTGGGCCAGGGGTCGCGACGAGGTGGAGGGTTTATACCAGGAACAAGGCACCCTCAGGAGCACCAAGGGTTCCAGGCCCCGGCAGCTGGTCGCTCCACCTCCTCCACCGCCGCCACCGCCCCCACCCTCTCAACCTCTGCTCCTCGAggaatcctcctcctcctccgtccgCAGGAAAGCCAACAAAAAGTTGAAGAAACTGAAAAACCGATCGTCTCACGAAGACCCCTTGCAACAGGCGCATCTGCACCCCCAGCTTCACCAGGGGATCTACACTAACGGCCATGGGCATCACACTCTGGGCCATCCGGTCAGGCAGCAGCACTACCACCCTCACCCTCTGCCGCCTAGCAGTCGATCAGTGGCCGGAACCCTGGCCAGACCCGCCCCGGTTCTGTTGGTCCCAGCCGCCACTCTACCCAGGAAGGCCCATCATCATCCCAAAGGGCTCAGACCGATCCCAGCGGCCGCTCCCATTGTCCCGGTCTACGCCCCCCTCCCGGTAGTGCCTCCGCCACCCGCCGCAGCTATTTACCCGGCTGGAACTTACGGGACGGCTGGGAACAGAGGCAGGAGGCAACACGCGGACGCGGATTCTTCCACGTTGGGCGCTTCGAGGCGGCTGGCCGCGTCCCACGCGGACCTAACCTCCGCCGAAATGAGCAGAGCGGCCGACAGCCCTGAAAACGAGTCGCGCTTCGGTACAGGGATCTATCGGCGGAAGGGCCACCTGAACGAGAGGGCGTTCTCGTACAGCATCCGTGCGGAGCATCGTAGCAGGAGTCACGGAAGCTTGGCCTCTCTGGGTTTTAGCGCGCAAAATGGGAACGCGTTGCccaaagaagagaagaaggacaGGGAGATAGCGCAATTGGTGGCTGGCTTGAATTTGGACGATAGCCCGGAGAGGGCACAGCCGCCGGCCAACCCCAGGAACGGTTATTCCCATCATCAGCAACAACTCCAGCCTCTTCCCAGGCCTCGACCTCGTTAA